Part of the Prevotella communis genome is shown below.
TGAGATGGTAGTGAGCCGTCTGGGTGAAATGCGTTTTGTTGACCCCAACACCAAGATTGTGCTGTCAACTGTCAACGTGCCTTACGGTTCTTCACTCTACTTCAAGAATGGTGACGTGGTTGCCAAGGGTGACAAGATTGCCCAGTGGGACCCCTTCAACGCCGTTATCGTAACCGAGTACGCAGGTACCCTGAAATTCAACGACGTTATCGAAGGTGTTACCTTCCGTGCCGAGACCGACGAAACCACCGGTCTGACAGAAAAGATTGTTACCGAGTCTAAGGACAAGACCAAGGTTCCTACCTGTGACATCCTCGATGCCAACGGTGAGAAGATTGGAACCTATAACTTCCCTGTGGGTGGTCACGTAGTTGTTGAGGATGGTCAAACAGTGAAGACTGGTGAGACCCTCGTCAAGATTCCTCGTGCAGCTGCCAAGGGTGGTGATATTACCGCCGGTCTGCCTCGTGTTACCGAGCTGTTCGAGGCTCGTAACCCATCTAACCCCGCAATCGTATCAGAAATCGACGGTGAGGTAACCATGGGTAAGGTAAAGCGTGGTAACCGTGAGATTATCGTTACCTCAAAGACTGGCGACCAGCGCAAGTACCTCGTATCTCTGTCAAAGCAGATCCTGGTACAGGAGCACGACGCCGTGCGCGCAGGTACACCTCTGTCAGACGGTGCCATCACCCCAAGCGACATCCTCGCCATCAAGGGTCCCACCGCCGTGCAGGAGTATATCGTTAATGAGGTACAGGACGTGTACCGTCTGCAGGGTATCAAGATCAACGACAAGCACTTCGAGATCATCGTACGTCAGATGATGCGCAAGGTGCAGATCAACGACCCGGGCGATACCTCATTCCTCGAGAGCGACATCATCGACAAGCTCGACTTCGCTGAAGAGAACGACCGTATCTGGGGTAAGAAGGTGGTTACCGATGCCGGTGACTCTGAGACCTTGCAGAAGGGTCAGATCGTAACAGCCCGTCGTCTGCGCGATGAGAACACCTCACTGAAGCGCCGTGACCTGCGTACCGTTCAGGTGCGTGATGCAGTGCCCGCAACGTCAACTCAGATCCTGCAGGGTATCACCCGTGCAGCTCTGCAGACCAAGTCGTTCATGTCGGCTGCTTCGTTCCAGGAGACCACGAAGGTGCTCAACGAGGCCGCTATCCGCGGTAAGCAGGACTTCCTGGAGGGTATGAAGGAGAACGTGATCTGCGGTCACCTGATTCCTGCCGGTACCGGTCTGCGTGAGTTCGAGAAGATTATTGTAGGTTCCAAGGAGGAGTACGAGCGTATGCAGGCTAACCGCAAAAACGTGCTCGACTTTGCCGAGGATGCAGTGATCGACGAGCAATAAAAGTATACATATTTAATTCATATTCAAAAAAGATGCGTTCTTCACCGGACGCATCTTTTTTTTATGCACAAAAGCCAAAGTTTATGCATAAAAATTTGGATATATGCAAAAATAGTTGTACTTTTGCATCGCAAATCTGAATAAATATACCAATATGAAGGATAAGAAGAATAGATTGGAAGCATTGAGGCTGATTATTTCAAGCCAGCAGATGGGTAGTCAGGAAGAGTTGTTGAACGCACTGCAGAACGAGGGCTTCAACTTGACACAGGCCACGCTGAGCCGTGACTTGAAGCAACTGAAGGTTGCCAAGGCTGCCACCATGAGCGGCAACTACGTCTACGTACTCCCCAACGAGTCCATGTACAAGCGCGTAAGCACCCATTCTTCTGTCCGCGAGATGATGCAGATGCCAGGTTTCATCAGCATCAATTTCTCAGGCAACATGGGCGTCATCAAGACGCGTCCTGGCTATGCCAGTGCCATTGCCTGGAACATTGACCGCAGCGACATCCCCGAGATTCTGGGCACCATTGCCGGCGACGACAATATCTTTATCGTCATCAAGGAAGGCGTGAGCCACAGGGAAATCACCGAGGCGCTGAAGGAGGTCGTCCCCAATTTGAAATAAATGTTGACCCTTAAATAAGAAATGGAAAAAGAAGAAATTGAAGTACTTGTAGCCCGTCCTGAGCACGAGATCTATGTAGACACCATCCTCGACACCATCGCCGAGGCAGCTAAGGTACGCGGCACAGGTATTGCCAAGCGCACTCACGAATATGTAGCAAAGAAGATGGCCGAGGCCAAGGCCGTTATCGCCCTGACAAAAGACGGTCGCTTTGCTGGATTCAGTTATATCGAGACATGGGAGAACCAACAATACGTGACCACCTCGGGTCTTATCGTACATCCCGATTTCCGCGGTCTCCACATCGCCAAGCGCATCAAGGACCTCACCTTCACGCTGGCCCGCACCCGTTGGCCCCACGCCAAGATTTTCTCGCTGACCAGCGGTGCCGCCGTGATGAAGATGAACACCGCCCTGGGCTACCAGCCTGTGACTTTCGGCGACCTGACCGACGACGAGGCCTTCTGGAAAGGTTGCGAGGGCTGTGTGAACTATCCCGTGCTGAAAGAGCGCAACCGCAAGTTCTGTATCTGCACCGCCATGCTGTTCGACCCCACAGAACACCTGCCGTGCAAACTCAGTGAGGACGTACTCTCACGTATCAGGCATTTACAGGAATTAGAAGAACAATCAAGATAAAAGAAGTATGAGCAAGAAGAAAGTCGTAGTAGCATTCAGCGGAGGTCTCGACACCTCCTACACCGTGATGAAACTGGCCCAGGACGGGTACGAAGTATATGCAGCCTGCGCCAATACCGGCGGTTTCAGTGCTGAACAGTTGAAGAAGAATGAAGAGAACGCCTACAAACTGGGCGCCGTGCAATACGTGACCCTCGACGTCACACAGGAGTATTACGCCAAGTCACTGAAATACATGATTTTCGGTAACGTGCTGCGTAACAACTGTTACCCCATCTCCGTTTCCAGCGAGCGTATCTTCCAGGCTATCGCCATCGCCCGCTATGCCAATGAGATTGGTGCCGATGCCATTGCGCACGGTTCTACCGGTGCCGGCAACGACCAGATCCGTTTCGACATGACCTTCCTCGTGATGGCTCCCGGCGTGGAGATTATCACCCTGACACGCGACAAGAAGCTCACGCGTAAGGAAGAGGTCGACTTCCTCAATGAGCATGGATTCTTTGCCGACTTCACCAAACTGAAGTATTCTTACAACGTAGGTATCTGGGGCACCTCTATCTGCGGTGGCGAACTGCTCGACCCCACTCAGGGCCTTCCCGAGGATGCCTACCTGAAGCATGTCACGGCCAAGGAACAGGAAGCCCTGCTGAAGATTACCTTCGACAAGGGTGAGATCGTGGCTGTCAACGGCGAGCAGTTCGACGATAAGATCAAGGCTATCCAGAAGATTGAGGAGATCGGTGCCAGCTACGCCATCGGCCGTGATGCCAACGTGGGCGATACCATCATCGGTATCAAGGGCCGCGTAGGTTTCGAGGCTGCCGCTCCTAAGCTCATCATTGAGGCCCACCGCCTGCTGGAGAAGTCAACCCTCTCTAAGTGGCAGCAGTACTGGAAGGACCAGGTGGCCAACTGGTACGGCATGTTCCTCCACGAGAGTCAGTACCTGGAGCCCGTGATGCCTGATATCGAGGCGATGCTCACCTCTTCTCAGCGCAATGTCACCGGTACCGCCATCCTGAAGCTCCGTCCCTTCGGTTTCGAGACCGTAGGCATCGATTCTGCCAACGACCTGACGAAGTCTAAACTCGGCGAGTATGGTGAGACCCAGACTGGTTGGACTGCCGACGAGGCCAAGGGCTTCATCAAGGTCAGCTCTACGCCACTCCGCGTGTACTACGGTATCCACAAGGACGAGAAGAGATAATCCGACACAAAGAGTTCATAATACTACAACGGGGGTGCATCTGGTGATGCATCCCCGTTGATTTGTTATCTCATGTATGTCCCGTACTTATTCCTCTGCCTTGGGCAGGTGGAAACGGTACTTGTTGCAGAACAGTTCCTTCACTGTATTGATCTCCAGGAACTTCGTACCGCCGCACTCACGCACGTTACCACTCAGGTAGGCAATCTTGTCATCGTCTTCCACATAACCCTTCTGGCGCAACATACGTACTGCGGCCATAAACAATGTCTCGCTGTCGATATGACCCTTCTGATAGACGGGAATCACACCGTAGCTCAGCGCCAGCAGACGCTGCAGCTTGTCGTTGTAACAGATAGCCAGCACAGGGTTAGGACCACGGAAAGCTGCCAGCGAACGGGCAGTAAGACCTGTCAGTGAGTCGGTGATAATACCCTTTACACCCAGTTTCTCTGTAGCCTCGATAGCACTGTGCGACATAAACTCATGGATGTCACAGTTGGCCGACAGCGGGATCTCGATATCGTTCTCGCGCAACTTGTCACGCTCGGCCTGCTCGGCAATCTGCGCCATCGTCGTCACAGCCTCCACCGGATACTTACCCGTAGCTGTCTCGCCCGAGAGCATCAGCGCGTCCGTACGGTAATAGATGGCGTTGGCGATATCAGTCACCTCGGCACGCGTAGGACGGGGATTCTGAATCATGGAGTGCAACATCTGGGTAGCCACGATAACAGGCTTCTTGGCCTGCACACACTTACGGATGATGCGGCGCTGAATACCGGGGATGCGCTCTATGGGCACCTCAATACCAAGGTCACCACGGGCAACCATGATACCATACGATGCTGCAATGATCTCATCGATATTGTCGACACCCTCCTGATTCTCTATCTTCGAAATAATCTTGATATCTGAGTTGTTGGCATCGAGGATATCCTGCACGGCCTTCACGTCGGCAGCCGAGCGCACAAACGAGTGGGCAATAAACTCGATATCCAGCTCTATGGCCAGCATGATGTTCTTACGGTCCTTCTCGGTGAGCGCAGGCAGGTCTATGTGCACACCGGGCACGTTCACGCTCTTCTTGGACCCCAGGACACCGTCATTCTGCACCTGGGCCACCACCTGTGGACCACTGATGCCAATCACCTGCATGTCGATGGCACCGTCGTCAAAGAGGATATGACAGCCTTCATGCACATCAGCCGCGAAATTGGCGTAGGTCACGTTGATGATGTCGTGCGTCGTGTTCATCTCGGGACGTCCGAAAATCTTCACCACGTCGCCCGTCTTGTACTGAATCGGTTCGTCACAGGCGGTCGTTCTCACCTCAGGACCCTTCGTATCTATCAGGATGCCAATGTGATGGCTCACTTCCCGCACATTCTTCACAATCTGGCGGATACCCTCCTCTGAAGCGTGTGCAGTGTTCATGCGCACCACGTTCATACCGGCGTTGAAAAGCGCGCGTATAAACTCCGGGTCACATCTTCTGTCACTAATTGAGGCAACGATTTTTGTCTGTTTCATAGCTAATACCTTTGAATTTGGTACAAAGGTACAAAAAATCCTCGGAAAACAGGCACAAAGTTTGCCACTTTGTAGATTTATTAGTATCTTTGCGTCTCAAACGAACATAAAAACAACAATTTTTAGCACCTAGAACAGCAATGGAAAGAATAAAGATTGGAATACTGGGAGCTGCAGGCTACACTGGTGGTGAACTCATCCGTGTGCTGCTCAACCATCCCCAGGCAGAGATCGTCTTTGCCAATTCTGAGAGCAACGCAGGCAACCCCGTGAGCGGCGTCCATGAGGGACTCGTAGGCGAGACCGACCTGAAGTTCACCGACCAGATGCCTTTCGACCAGGTCGACGTGGTCTTCTTCTGCTTCGGCCACGGCAAGAGCGAGGCCTTCCTCAAGGAGCACACCATCCCCGCCAACGTGAAGATTATCGATCTGGCACAGGACTTCCGCATCGCCGGCACGCACGACTACATTTACGGACTGCCTGAGACCCATCGCGATACCATCAGCAAGGCCCAGCACCTGGCTAACCCCGGCTGCTTTGCCACCTGTATCCAACTGGCCATGCTGCCTGCCCTGAAGGCTGGCATTATCAGCGGCGATATCCATGTCAACGGTATCACCGGCAGCACCGGTGCTGGACAGAAGCCCGGGGCCACCACCCATTTCTCTTGGCGCAACGATAACTGTTCGGTTTACAAGACCTTCACCCACCAGCACCTGCTGGAGATCAACCAGACGGTGCAGGAACTGGCTCCCGGCTACGACGGTCGTGTGCTGTTCATCCCCCAGCGTGGCTGCTTTGCGCGCGGCATCTTCGTTACCGCCTATGCGAAGTGCGACAAGTCCCTGGAAGAGGTGCAGCAGATTTATGCCGACTACTACAAGGATGCCGCCTTCACCCATTTCGTCACTAAGAGTCCCGACCTCAAGCAGGTGGTCAACACCAACAAGGCCGTGGTCTATGTAGAGAAGTACGAGGATCAGCTCCTCATGATTTCCTGCATTGACAACCTCCTGAAGGGCGCCGTTGGTCAGGCCGTGCAGAATATGAACATCATGTTCGGCATCGACGAGACCGCAGGTCTCCGACTCAAAGCCAGCGCATTCTAAACGCACATATACATAAAATCATAGGGGTGAACAATTCGTTCACCCCTTTATCATTTTATTTAGGCGTTCAGTTACATCAAATGGAAAACGGCAAGAATTATAAAGTTCTTGCCGTTGGTTGAATATGCAATTCTGGTCGTTATTTCGTGAGTTCGCGGTAGCGCTCCAGACCGCCATTGAGGAAGTCCAGGTAGGCGGGGATGTCCTCGTCGTAGGCACGACTGCCACTGAGGGGGCTGGCAGTGACGGGATCGAGGATGACGTAGTAGGGCTGGGCGTTGGCACCGAACTTATGGCTCTGCAGATAGCTCCACTTGGCACCCACGGTTCGTAGGGTCTTGGTATTGCCCTGTTCATCGGTAACCTCCAGGGGTTCTGCCAGTGGTGTCTTGTCGTCCACGAAGAGTGAGATGAGTACGTAGTCGCGGGTGAGACGGTCGGCTACGCGCTGGTCGGTCCATACGGCAGCCTCCATCTTGCGACAGTTGACGCAGCCGAAGCCGGTGAAGTCGATGAAGACTGGCTTGCCCTGAGCGCGGGCAGCAGCCATACCGGCTTCATAGTCGGTGAACTGTGCTTCAACGGTCTTGGTATTGAGGTTGAAGTCCTGTGTGTTCATTGGTGGGGCAAAGGCACTGACGGCCTTACAGGGGGCGCCCCACAAACCGGGTACCATGTAGACGGCGAAAGCCAGTGATACAAGTCCGCCCATGATACACAGCACGGGCATGGGTTTGCGGATGTCGCCGCCAACCTCGTCTTCCTGGAATTTCAGCCAGCCACAGAGGTAGGCTCCGAGCAGGGCAAAGATAACAATCCAGAGTGAGAGGAATACCTCGCGGTCGAGGATATGCCAGCCGTAGGCCAAATCAGCCACGGAGAGGAATTTCAAGGCAAAGGCCAGTTCGACGAAACCAAGGACAACCTTCAGGGTGGTCATCCATGAGCCCGACTTCGGTGCCTGCTTCAGCCACGTGGGGAAGAGGGCGAAGAGGGTGAAGGGCAGTGCCAGGGCGAAGGCGAAGCCAAACATGCCAAGGGCAGGGGCCAGCCAGTTGCCACTGGTGGTTGTCTCGACGAGCAGCAGACCGATGATGGGGGCTGTGCAAGAGAATGACACGAGCACCAGGGTGAAGGCCATGAGGAAGATAGACAGCAGACCGCTGGTCTCCGAGGCTTTTGTATCCACTTTATCGGTCCATGAGCCTGGCAGTTTGATTTCGAACCAGCCGAAGAACGACAGGGCGAAGACTACCAGTAAGAGGAATAGGAAGATGTTAAACACGGCATTGGTGGACATGGCGTTGAGGGTGTCGCTGCCAAAGAAGGCGGTGACGAGCAGTCCCAGACCGAGGTAGATCACGATGATGCTGAGTCCATAGGTGATAGCATCGCGGATACCTTTTTTCTTGTCGCTTTTGGCGCGCTTCAGGAAAAAACTTACCGTCATTGGGATGATAGGCCAGATGCAGGGCATCAGTACGGCCAACAGACCGCCTACGAAACCCATCAGGAGAATATAGAGCAGGGAGTGGTCGGTCAGACTGTCACCGGCTCCCATCGCCTTCATCTCGTCGATGACGGGTGCCCAGAGGGCATCCTCAGGGGAAGATGGCACAGTAACCATTGAAGAATCTGCTGCCACTGTGTCGGCTACCGCTACGGTATCGGCAACGATAGCTTCTTCGGCTTTCACTTCATCTTCAGCCTTTTTCTCCACTTCGGCCTTGCCCTTCTCTGGGGCTGCGGCAGGACTTTTACCCTGCTGCTTGAATTCTACCTGGGTGGGGGGCATGCACATCTCGTCATTGCAGGCGCCATACTCCAGATAGCAGTCGATGGTGTAGGTGGGCTTGGTGAAGCGTACCTTCTGCACAAAGGTGGCCTTGTGCTCGAAGAAGCGCAGCTCCATATCAAACATCTTGTCGAACTGCTTGGTTTCCTTGCCGCGCGTCTGCAACTTGCCCACGGGTTCTGCACCGTCCATCTTCACGATGTTGAATGTAGCCGATACAGGTCCGCCGTCGCCAAGGTTGGTGGAATACACATGCCATCCCTCATCGATGATGGCGGTGAAAAGAATCTCTGCCTCATTGCCCTGAAGGGTCTTCAGTTGTGAGGTGAAGTGTACAGGCTCCATCATCTGGGCCTGTACACTTGTAGAGAGGATAACAGCCAAAAGGCTGATAATGAATCTATGCATATATTTTTTATTTAATAATAAGGCTAGCTCTGCTTGGGCTACTTGATCACCGTCTTGCGACCGTTGGTGATGTAGAGGCCTTTGGTAGGCTGACTGATGCGACGACCCATGAGGTCGTAGATAGAAGTGCGCTCGTTGTTGTTGCGTTCTACGATACTGATACCAGTAGAGGTATCAACAGCAGTCTTGTTGGCGTTGGCCACAGTGCCCGTCATGTTGTCAATCAACAGAACCACAACCTTCAGTTTGGTGACATCCTTTACGAAGGATGCGCCATTGGTGTTGATAATGTCCTTTATGCTGAAGGCGTAGTTCACCTTGACTGGCGTATCGGCAGTAGCGTTGTCGATGGTAGTGTTGGCGCCACCCTTCAACTCTGAGGTAAGCACGGCAACATCATTATATACCAGACCATAGACGGTGCTTTCGCCATTGGCAA
Proteins encoded:
- the argC gene encoding N-acetyl-gamma-glutamyl-phosphate reductase, with translation MERIKIGILGAAGYTGGELIRVLLNHPQAEIVFANSESNAGNPVSGVHEGLVGETDLKFTDQMPFDQVDVVFFCFGHGKSEAFLKEHTIPANVKIIDLAQDFRIAGTHDYIYGLPETHRDTISKAQHLANPGCFATCIQLAMLPALKAGIISGDIHVNGITGSTGAGQKPGATTHFSWRNDNCSVYKTFTHQHLLEINQTVQELAPGYDGRVLFIPQRGCFARGIFVTAYAKCDKSLEEVQQIYADYYKDAAFTHFVTKSPDLKQVVNTNKAVVYVEKYEDQLLMISCIDNLLKGAVGQAVQNMNIMFGIDETAGLRLKASAF
- the pyk gene encoding pyruvate kinase yields the protein MKQTKIVASISDRRCDPEFIRALFNAGMNVVRMNTAHASEEGIRQIVKNVREVSHHIGILIDTKGPEVRTTACDEPIQYKTGDVVKIFGRPEMNTTHDIINVTYANFAADVHEGCHILFDDGAIDMQVIGISGPQVVAQVQNDGVLGSKKSVNVPGVHIDLPALTEKDRKNIMLAIELDIEFIAHSFVRSAADVKAVQDILDANNSDIKIISKIENQEGVDNIDEIIAASYGIMVARGDLGIEVPIERIPGIQRRIIRKCVQAKKPVIVATQMLHSMIQNPRPTRAEVTDIANAIYYRTDALMLSGETATGKYPVEAVTTMAQIAEQAERDKLRENDIEIPLSANCDIHEFMSHSAIEATEKLGVKGIITDSLTGLTARSLAAFRGPNPVLAICYNDKLQRLLALSYGVIPVYQKGHIDSETLFMAAVRMLRQKGYVEDDDKIAYLSGNVRECGGTKFLEINTVKELFCNKYRFHLPKAEE
- the argR gene encoding arginine repressor, yielding MKDKKNRLEALRLIISSQQMGSQEELLNALQNEGFNLTQATLSRDLKQLKVAKAATMSGNYVYVLPNESMYKRVSTHSSVREMMQMPGFISINFSGNMGVIKTRPGYASAIAWNIDRSDIPEILGTIAGDDNIFIVIKEGVSHREITEALKEVVPNLK
- a CDS encoding GNAT family N-acetyltransferase, with translation MEKEEIEVLVARPEHEIYVDTILDTIAEAAKVRGTGIAKRTHEYVAKKMAEAKAVIALTKDGRFAGFSYIETWENQQYVTTSGLIVHPDFRGLHIAKRIKDLTFTLARTRWPHAKIFSLTSGAAVMKMNTALGYQPVTFGDLTDDEAFWKGCEGCVNYPVLKERNRKFCICTAMLFDPTEHLPCKLSEDVLSRIRHLQELEEQSR
- a CDS encoding protein-disulfide reductase DsbD family protein, producing the protein MHRFIISLLAVILSTSVQAQMMEPVHFTSQLKTLQGNEAEILFTAIIDEGWHVYSTNLGDGGPVSATFNIVKMDGAEPVGKLQTRGKETKQFDKMFDMELRFFEHKATFVQKVRFTKPTYTIDCYLEYGACNDEMCMPPTQVEFKQQGKSPAAAPEKGKAEVEKKAEDEVKAEEAIVADTVAVADTVAADSSMVTVPSSPEDALWAPVIDEMKAMGAGDSLTDHSLLYILLMGFVGGLLAVLMPCIWPIIPMTVSFFLKRAKSDKKKGIRDAITYGLSIIVIYLGLGLLVTAFFGSDTLNAMSTNAVFNIFLFLLLVVFALSFFGWFEIKLPGSWTDKVDTKASETSGLLSIFLMAFTLVLVSFSCTAPIIGLLLVETTTSGNWLAPALGMFGFAFALALPFTLFALFPTWLKQAPKSGSWMTTLKVVLGFVELAFALKFLSVADLAYGWHILDREVFLSLWIVIFALLGAYLCGWLKFQEDEVGGDIRKPMPVLCIMGGLVSLAFAVYMVPGLWGAPCKAVSAFAPPMNTQDFNLNTKTVEAQFTDYEAGMAAARAQGKPVFIDFTGFGCVNCRKMEAAVWTDQRVADRLTRDYVLISLFVDDKTPLAEPLEVTDEQGNTKTLRTVGAKWSYLQSHKFGANAQPYYVILDPVTASPLSGSRAYDEDIPAYLDFLNGGLERYRELTK
- a CDS encoding argininosuccinate synthase → MSKKKVVVAFSGGLDTSYTVMKLAQDGYEVYAACANTGGFSAEQLKKNEENAYKLGAVQYVTLDVTQEYYAKSLKYMIFGNVLRNNCYPISVSSERIFQAIAIARYANEIGADAIAHGSTGAGNDQIRFDMTFLVMAPGVEIITLTRDKKLTRKEEVDFLNEHGFFADFTKLKYSYNVGIWGTSICGGELLDPTQGLPEDAYLKHVTAKEQEALLKITFDKGEIVAVNGEQFDDKIKAIQKIEEIGASYAIGRDANVGDTIIGIKGRVGFEAAAPKLIIEAHRLLEKSTLSKWQQYWKDQVANWYGMFLHESQYLEPVMPDIEAMLTSSQRNVTGTAILKLRPFGFETVGIDSANDLTKSKLGEYGETQTGWTADEAKGFIKVSSTPLRVYYGIHKDEKR